In the Halichoerus grypus chromosome 4, mHalGry1.hap1.1, whole genome shotgun sequence genome, one interval contains:
- the PRKAG3 gene encoding 5'-AMP-activated protein kinase subunit gamma-3 isoform X1: protein MEHALRRNPSWSHLGGPEHQEMSFLEQGENTSWPSPAMTTGSERSHGKQGAKASRWTRQETVEEGELPGLGEDPTDSQARPPAEYTGLEATFPKATHLSQDAPLARLGSPPAEWDIFPHDDAASAVGSSTDDLELDIEFPATAGWGYELGLVEERPSLCPSPRALLPRLGWDDELQKPGAQVYMRFMQEHTCYDAMATSSKMVIFDTMLEIKKAFFALVANGIRAAPLWDSKKQSFVGMLTITDFISVLHRYYRSPLVQIYEIEEHKIETWREIYLQACFKPLVSISPNRSLFEAVYTLIKNRIHRLPVLDPVSGAVLHILTHKRLLKFLHIFGTLLPQPSFLSRAIQDLGIGTFRDLAVVLDTAPILTALDIFVDRRVSALPVVNEAGQVVGLYSRFDVIHLAAQQTYNHLDISVAEALKQRTLCLEGVLSCQPHESLGEVIDRIVREQVHRLVLVDESQHLLGIVSLSDILQALVLSPAGIDALGA from the exons ATGGAGCACGCACTGCGCCGG AACCCATCCTGGAGCCACCTTGGGGGACCCGAGCATCAAG AGATGAGCTTCCTAGAACAAGGAGAGAACACTTCATGGCCATCACCAGCCATGACCACTGGCTCAGAGAGAAGCCATGGGAAACAGGGGGCCAAGGCCTCGAGATGGACAAGGCAGGAGactgtggaggaaggggagctgCCGGGTCTGGGGGAAG ATCCAACAGATTCCCAGGCCAGGCCACCTGCTGAGTACACCGGGCTGGAGGCCACATTCCCCAAGGCCACACACTTGTCCCAAGATGCTCCTTTGGCCCGGCTGGGCTCCCCACCCGCAGAGTGGGACATCTTCCCCCATGACGATGCAGCCTCAGCGGTGGGCTCCAGCACAGATGATCTGGAGCTGGACATAGAGTTCCCAGCCACCGCGGGCTGGGGGTATGAGCTCGGCCTGGTGGAAGAGAGACCTTCCCTGTGTCCCTCCCCGCGGGCGCTGTTacccaggctgggctgggacGATGAGCTGCAGAAGCCGGGGGCCCAGGTCTACATGCGCTTCATGCAGGAGCACACCTGCTATGATGCCATGGCGACCAGCTCCAAGATGGTCATCTTTGACACCATGCTGGAG aTCAAGAAGGCCTTCTTCGCCCTCGTGGCCAATGGCATTCGGGCGGCACCTCTGTGGGACAGCAAGAAGCAGAGCTTTGTGG GGATGCTGACCATCACGGATTTCATCTCGGTGCTGCACCGCTATTACAGGTCCCCGCTG GTCCAGATCTATGAGATTGAAGAACATAAGATTGAGACCTGGAGAG AGATCTACCTTCAAGCCTGCTTCAAGCCTCTGGTCTCCATCTCTCCCAACAGAAG CCTGTTTGAAGCTGTCTACACCCTCATCAAGAACCGGATCCACCGTCTGCCGGTCCTGGACCCGGTCTCAGGTGCcgtgctccacatcctcacacaCAAGAGGCTGCTCAAGTTCCTGCACATCTTT GGCACCCTGCTGCCCcagccctccttcctctcccGCGCCATCCAAGATCTGGGCATCGGTACATTCCGGGACTTGGCCGTGGTGCTGGACACAGCGCCCATCCTGACGGCACTGGACATCTTTGTGGACCGGCGCGTGTCTGCACTGCCCGTGGTCAATGAAGCTG gaCAGGTCGTGGGCCTCTACTCCCGCTTTGATGTGATT caCCTGGCTGCCCAGCAAACCTACAACCACCTAGACATCAGTGTGGCAGAAGCCCTGAAGCAGAGGACACTGTGTCTGGAGGGAGTCCTTTCCTGCCAGCCCCACGAGAGCTTGGGGGAAGTCATCGACCGGATTGTCCGGGAGCAG GTACACCGGCTGGTGCTAGTGGACGAGAGCCAGCATCTCCTGGGCATCGTGTCGCTCTCCGACATCCTGCAGGCGCTGGTGCTCAGCCCTGCGGGCATCGACGCCCTCGGTGCCTGA
- the PRKAG3 gene encoding 5'-AMP-activated protein kinase subunit gamma-3 isoform X2, translating into MSFLEQGENTSWPSPAMTTGSERSHGKQGAKASRWTRQETVEEGELPGLGEDPTDSQARPPAEYTGLEATFPKATHLSQDAPLARLGSPPAEWDIFPHDDAASAVGSSTDDLELDIEFPATAGWGYELGLVEERPSLCPSPRALLPRLGWDDELQKPGAQVYMRFMQEHTCYDAMATSSKMVIFDTMLEIKKAFFALVANGIRAAPLWDSKKQSFVGMLTITDFISVLHRYYRSPLVQIYEIEEHKIETWREIYLQACFKPLVSISPNRSLFEAVYTLIKNRIHRLPVLDPVSGAVLHILTHKRLLKFLHIFGTLLPQPSFLSRAIQDLGIGTFRDLAVVLDTAPILTALDIFVDRRVSALPVVNEAGQVVGLYSRFDVIHLAAQQTYNHLDISVAEALKQRTLCLEGVLSCQPHESLGEVIDRIVREQVHRLVLVDESQHLLGIVSLSDILQALVLSPAGIDALGA; encoded by the exons ATGAGCTTCCTAGAACAAGGAGAGAACACTTCATGGCCATCACCAGCCATGACCACTGGCTCAGAGAGAAGCCATGGGAAACAGGGGGCCAAGGCCTCGAGATGGACAAGGCAGGAGactgtggaggaaggggagctgCCGGGTCTGGGGGAAG ATCCAACAGATTCCCAGGCCAGGCCACCTGCTGAGTACACCGGGCTGGAGGCCACATTCCCCAAGGCCACACACTTGTCCCAAGATGCTCCTTTGGCCCGGCTGGGCTCCCCACCCGCAGAGTGGGACATCTTCCCCCATGACGATGCAGCCTCAGCGGTGGGCTCCAGCACAGATGATCTGGAGCTGGACATAGAGTTCCCAGCCACCGCGGGCTGGGGGTATGAGCTCGGCCTGGTGGAAGAGAGACCTTCCCTGTGTCCCTCCCCGCGGGCGCTGTTacccaggctgggctgggacGATGAGCTGCAGAAGCCGGGGGCCCAGGTCTACATGCGCTTCATGCAGGAGCACACCTGCTATGATGCCATGGCGACCAGCTCCAAGATGGTCATCTTTGACACCATGCTGGAG aTCAAGAAGGCCTTCTTCGCCCTCGTGGCCAATGGCATTCGGGCGGCACCTCTGTGGGACAGCAAGAAGCAGAGCTTTGTGG GGATGCTGACCATCACGGATTTCATCTCGGTGCTGCACCGCTATTACAGGTCCCCGCTG GTCCAGATCTATGAGATTGAAGAACATAAGATTGAGACCTGGAGAG AGATCTACCTTCAAGCCTGCTTCAAGCCTCTGGTCTCCATCTCTCCCAACAGAAG CCTGTTTGAAGCTGTCTACACCCTCATCAAGAACCGGATCCACCGTCTGCCGGTCCTGGACCCGGTCTCAGGTGCcgtgctccacatcctcacacaCAAGAGGCTGCTCAAGTTCCTGCACATCTTT GGCACCCTGCTGCCCcagccctccttcctctcccGCGCCATCCAAGATCTGGGCATCGGTACATTCCGGGACTTGGCCGTGGTGCTGGACACAGCGCCCATCCTGACGGCACTGGACATCTTTGTGGACCGGCGCGTGTCTGCACTGCCCGTGGTCAATGAAGCTG gaCAGGTCGTGGGCCTCTACTCCCGCTTTGATGTGATT caCCTGGCTGCCCAGCAAACCTACAACCACCTAGACATCAGTGTGGCAGAAGCCCTGAAGCAGAGGACACTGTGTCTGGAGGGAGTCCTTTCCTGCCAGCCCCACGAGAGCTTGGGGGAAGTCATCGACCGGATTGTCCGGGAGCAG GTACACCGGCTGGTGCTAGTGGACGAGAGCCAGCATCTCCTGGGCATCGTGTCGCTCTCCGACATCCTGCAGGCGCTGGTGCTCAGCCCTGCGGGCATCGACGCCCTCGGTGCCTGA